The following DNA comes from Mesorhizobium sp. B2-1-8.
CGCATCGTCGGGCATCGAGATCGGGCCGCCATGGCAAAGCAGGATGACGTCCTTGCGCACCGAGCGCGCCGCCTCGGCGATGGCGTCGATGGCAACGACGCAGTCGTCGAGCGACTTGGCCGACGTGGCGCCGATCGAGCCGCCGGTCGTCACGCCCATATGGGCGACGACGATATCGGCTCCGGCTTTGGTCATGGCGCGCGCTTCTTCGGGGTTGAAGACATAGGGCGTGGTCAAGAGGTCGAGCTTGTGCGCCTCGGCGATCATGTCGACCTCGAGGCCGAAGCCCATGCCGGTCTCCTCGAAGCTCTGCCGCATCTGGCCGTCGAACAGGCCGATGGTCGGAAAATTCTGCACGCCGGAAAAGCCCATCGTCTTAAGTTCCGCCAGCAGCAGCCGCATGATGACGAAGGGATCGGTGCCGTTGACGCCGGCCAGCACGGGGGTGTGTCTGACCACCGGCAAGACCTCATAGGCCATCTCCTTGACGATCTCGTTGGCATTGCCATAGGCGAGCAGGCCGGCTGCCGAGCCGCGCCCGGCCATGCGGTAGCGGCCGGAATTGTAGATGATGATGAGGTCGATGCCACCGGCTTCCTCGGCCTTGGCCGACAGGCCGGTGCCGGCGCCGCCGCCGACGATCGGCACGCCCTTGTCGATCATTCCCCGGAATTTCTTCAATATGTCCTTGCGCGGAATGGCTGGCATGTCTGGGTCTCACTGACTGGCGATATCGAGGAAGGCCGCGACCGCGGCCATGGCGAATTCCGGATCGTTGATGTGCAGTGGCAGGCGGGTGATGCGGCGTTTGCCATTCGGCTTGATGGTGTGCTCGATGGCATCGAACAGGACGGCGTCGGCTTCCGGATCGAAGAAGGCGCCGCCTTCGATGTCGAGTGCGGAAACGCCTTTTTCCGGGATCAGGAAATGCACCGGACCTTCGCAATTGGCGAGCCTGGTGCCGATCCATTCGCCGATCGCGCGGCATTCCTGCGCGCTCGTGCGCATCAGCGTGACGTTCGGGTTGTGCTCATAGAACAGCCTGCCGCGATAGCGCTCCGGAATGGTCGATGGTGCCCAGAAGTTGACCATGTCAAGTGCGCCGACCGAGCCGACGTAGGGCAGCTTGGTGCGGGCGATGGCACCGAAACGATCCTGCGTCGCCGGCAACACGCCGCCGCACAGGAGGTCGCAGACCTCAGTCGTGGTGATGTCGAGGATGCCAGAGAGCAGGCCGCTGTCGGCCAATTTCTCCATGCTGCGGCCGCCGGTGCCGGTGGCATGGAAGACCATGCAGTCGTAGATGTCGCGCAATTGATCGGCAATTGCGGTCACGCAAGGCGTGGTGACGCCGAACATGGTGAGGCCGATCGACGCCTTGCCGTCCGCTGCCGGCGCCGGATTGCCTGCCATGCCCGCTATCGCCTGGGCAGCGTTGTGCAGCACGACACGAGACAGCCGGTTGAGGCCGGCCATGTCGGTCACCGATGGCATCATGATGATGTCGGATACATCGACATAGGGAGCGGTGTCGCCGGAGGCCAGCGTCGAGACCATGATCTTGGGCAGGCCGAGCGGCAGTACGCGCATGCCCGCGGTGATGATCGAGGTGCCGCCCCCGCCGCCAATGCCGACCACGCCGGCAATATCATTTCGCGATTGGATGAAACGGGTAAAGGCGACGCCCATGGCGGCGACCGCCGCGCCACGGTCATTGCCGCCGAGTACGGCGGTGCTGCCGCCGGGATGATGCGCGGCGACATCCTTGGCAGCAATGTCGAGAGATATTGTCGCCTCGCGCGTTCCGACATCGACACGGCAAACGACGGCGCCTGTCGCGGCGATGGCATCGGCCAGGAAGCCGAGTTCCTCGCCCTTCGTGTCAGCCGTGCCCACCACATAGACGCGCTTCATCAAGGGTCCCCAATACTGGCGGCTGCGATGCGAGTGTCTCATCGCCAGGCCTAGCGGAGGCCCATTGCAATTTTTTGAGACGCGCGTATCGTATTGGTATGGATGTCTCACGTCAACAAGTTGCGGCGATCGAAGACACCGGTGAGAGAGCCGAGCGCGGACCTCGCGCGCGTACGAGACGGCTGATGCTGGAGACGGCGACAAGGCTGATGCAGGCGGGTGTCACGCCGTCGGTCAGCGAGGTCGCGGAGGCGGCGCAAGTGTCCCGCGCCACCGCCTATCGCTATTTTCCGAGCCAGGCAGCCCTGGTGCAGGCGGTCGTCGACGAGGGGCTCGGACCGATCCTCACCTGGAAATCGACCGCCGCCGATGCCGAGCGCCGCGTGGCCGAACTGTTTGATACGGCCATGCCGCGCATCGAGGCCTTCGAGGCGACATTCAAGGCAGCGTTGAAGCTGTCGCTCGATCAATGGGCGCGACGCCAGGCGGGTACGCTGGGCGGCGAGCCTGCCTTCACGCGCGGCCATCGCGTCGAATTGCTGAAGGAGGCGCTCGCGCCGCTCAAGGGCCGCTTGCCGCCGCGCGACTTCAAGCGGCTGGCGCAGGCGCTGTCGCTGATCTTCGGTGTGGAGGTGCTGATCGTGCTCAAGGATATATGGGGGCTGGACAGCCGCCGGATGATGTCGGTCGCGCAATGGGCAGCGAGTGCGTTGGTGCGCGCGGCGATCACGGAGTCGACCGTCGATACGGCTGGGATGAAGCTGGCGACGAGATAGAAATAGCGCTTATCTGGTTCTACCAGATTTGCATGCCGACGACTGACAATGCCCATGGTGCAAAAGTCCGCATGAGGTCAAGACGTATCAATGAGTAGGAAAATATAGAGAAAACAGTTGGATAAATCTGGAACTCGATGGCTTTGGCCGGCATCATGGCTCAAGAAAGGGCTTGACGGGCATTCATAATTGGTAATACCAGATGGGAAGAAAAGCGGATCGGAAATGGAGGGCTGAGATACGTTTTCCGGCAGGGCGAGGAGGCTCGGAACCGGAAAAGGTTCGATTACGGGAGGAACTACCAGGGCCGGCTCCGTCGCCGCCTCGCATGACAGGGTAGAACGCGCACAAGGGAGGAAATCATTATGCGCAAGTTAGTGACCAGCGTGCTCGCTGGTATCGGCCTGACGCTTGCCTACGGAACGTCCGTCCACGCGCAGGACAAGGAACTCACCATCTTCTGGGCGGAATGGGATCCGGCTAACTATCTGCAGGAACTCGTCAACGACTATACGGCCGAGACCGGCGTAAAGGTCACGGTACAGACCACGCCGTGGCCTGACTTCCAGACCAAGGCCTTTACCGAATTCAACGCGCATGGCGATGCCTACGACCTGGTGGTCGGCGACTCGCAATGGCTCGGCGCCGGTTCGACGCAGGGCCACTATGTCGACCTCACCGACTTCTTCAACAAGCACAAGCTCAAGGACGTGATGGCGCCCGCGACCATCAAATACTATGCCGAATACCCTGGCGGGTCCGGCAAGTACTGGGCGATTCCGCTGGAAGGCGATGCGATCGGCTGGTCCTATCGCAAGGACTGGTTCGAGGACCCGAAGGAGAAGGAAGCCTTCAAGGCGAAATACGGTTACGACCTCGATATTCCGAAGACCTATGCGCAACTGCGCGACATCGCCGAGTTCTTCTATCGTCCCGACCAGAAGCGCTACGGCGTCGCCATCTATACCGACAATTCCTATGACGCGATGGCGATGGGCGTCGAAAGCGCCATCTTCAGCTATGGCGGCGATCTCGGCGACTACGCAACCTACAAGGTCGACGGCATCACCAATTCCAAAGAGGCTGCCGCCGGCCTCGACATGTACAAGGAACTCTACAAGTTCACGCCTCCCGGCTGGGGCAAGACTTTCTTCGTGGAAGACAACCAGGCGATCACCGGCGGCCTCGCCGCGATGAGCATGAACTTCTTTGCCTTCTTCCCGCCGCTGGTGAACAAGGCCACCAACCCCTATGCCGACGTCACCGGCTTCTTCGCCAACCCTGCCGGCCCGGACGGCAAGCGCTTCGCCGCTCTCGGCGGCCAGGGTGTTTCGGTTATCTCGTATTCGAAGAACAAGGACGAGGCGATGAAGTTCCTTGAATGGTTCATCAAGGACGAGACCCAGAAGAAGTGGGCCGAGCTCGGCGGCTACACCTGCAGCCAGGCCGTGCTGAAGTCGGAAGCCTTCCAGAATGCCACCCCCTACAACAAGGCGTTCTACGACACAATGTTCATGGTCAAGGACTTCTGGGCGACGCCTGAATACGCCGAAGTGCTCGATCAGCTGAATCAGAACATCTATCCGTTCGTGGTTGGCGGCAAGGGCACCGCCCAGGAGGCGCTCGACAAGACCACCGCCGACTGGAAGGCGACGTTCACCAAGTACAACCGCTACAAGTAAGCATCACAGTCAGAATGCCGGAGGAGGGTTTCCCCTCCGGCATTCCTGTTTTCAGGAGACAACCGTTGGCTTCAGTAGCCCTCACCAATCTTGACCCTGCGTCCAGGGCCGCTGCCCGCGGCTGGTCCGATCTGACCATCCGCAACCTGTTCATCATCCCGACACTGGTCTTTCTGATCGTCTTCAACATCTTTCCGCTGATCTATTCGCTCGGCTATTCATTCACCAACTT
Coding sequences within:
- a CDS encoding phosphoenolpyruvate hydrolase family protein yields the protein MPAIPRKDILKKFRGMIDKGVPIVGGGAGTGLSAKAEEAGGIDLIIIYNSGRYRMAGRGSAAGLLAYGNANEIVKEMAYEVLPVVRHTPVLAGVNGTDPFVIMRLLLAELKTMGFSGVQNFPTIGLFDGQMRQSFEETGMGFGLEVDMIAEAHKLDLLTTPYVFNPEEARAMTKAGADIVVAHMGVTTGGSIGATSAKSLDDCVVAIDAIAEAARSVRKDVILLCHGGPISMPDDARYILSHAKGLHGFYGASSMERLPAEAAIARQTADFKAVTLGGEKTAKKTKG
- a CDS encoding Tm-1-like ATP-binding domain-containing protein — translated: MKRVYVVGTADTKGEELGFLADAIAATGAVVCRVDVGTREATISLDIAAKDVAAHHPGGSTAVLGGNDRGAAVAAMGVAFTRFIQSRNDIAGVVGIGGGGGTSIITAGMRVLPLGLPKIMVSTLASGDTAPYVDVSDIIMMPSVTDMAGLNRLSRVVLHNAAQAIAGMAGNPAPAADGKASIGLTMFGVTTPCVTAIADQLRDIYDCMVFHATGTGGRSMEKLADSGLLSGILDITTTEVCDLLCGGVLPATQDRFGAIARTKLPYVGSVGALDMVNFWAPSTIPERYRGRLFYEHNPNVTLMRTSAQECRAIGEWIGTRLANCEGPVHFLIPEKGVSALDIEGGAFFDPEADAVLFDAIEHTIKPNGKRRITRLPLHINDPEFAMAAVAAFLDIASQ
- a CDS encoding TetR/AcrR family transcriptional regulator, encoding MDVSRQQVAAIEDTGERAERGPRARTRRLMLETATRLMQAGVTPSVSEVAEAAQVSRATAYRYFPSQAALVQAVVDEGLGPILTWKSTAADAERRVAELFDTAMPRIEAFEATFKAALKLSLDQWARRQAGTLGGEPAFTRGHRVELLKEALAPLKGRLPPRDFKRLAQALSLIFGVEVLIVLKDIWGLDSRRMMSVAQWAASALVRAAITESTVDTAGMKLATR
- a CDS encoding ABC transporter substrate-binding protein — encoded protein: MRKLVTSVLAGIGLTLAYGTSVHAQDKELTIFWAEWDPANYLQELVNDYTAETGVKVTVQTTPWPDFQTKAFTEFNAHGDAYDLVVGDSQWLGAGSTQGHYVDLTDFFNKHKLKDVMAPATIKYYAEYPGGSGKYWAIPLEGDAIGWSYRKDWFEDPKEKEAFKAKYGYDLDIPKTYAQLRDIAEFFYRPDQKRYGVAIYTDNSYDAMAMGVESAIFSYGGDLGDYATYKVDGITNSKEAAAGLDMYKELYKFTPPGWGKTFFVEDNQAITGGLAAMSMNFFAFFPPLVNKATNPYADVTGFFANPAGPDGKRFAALGGQGVSVISYSKNKDEAMKFLEWFIKDETQKKWAELGGYTCSQAVLKSEAFQNATPYNKAFYDTMFMVKDFWATPEYAEVLDQLNQNIYPFVVGGKGTAQEALDKTTADWKATFTKYNRYK